In Aquila chrysaetos chrysaetos chromosome 10, bAquChr1.4, whole genome shotgun sequence, the following proteins share a genomic window:
- the PPM1E gene encoding protein phosphatase 1E isoform X2, with product MILLNLFCVCQAENPGIFCNCPSFLAAALARATSDEVLQSDLSAHYLPKHVDNADGIIQIETVKLARLVFSKLHEICSNWVKDFPLQPKPHRYYETSIHAIKNMRRKMEDKHVCIPDFNMLFNLEDQEEQAYFAVFDGHGGVDAAIYASIHLHVNMVHQEMFQHDPAEALCRAFRVTDERFVQKAARESLRCGTTGVVTFIRGNMLHVAWLGDSQVMLVRKGQAVELMKPHKPDREDEKKRIEALGGCVVWFGAWRVNGSLSVSRAIGDAEHKPYICGDADSASTVLDGSEDYLILACDGFYDTVNPDEAVKVVADHLKENNGDSSMVAHKLVASARDAGSSDNITVIVVFLRDMNAAVNVSEESDWTENSFQGGQEDSGEDKENHGDCKRPWPQHQCSAPADLGYEGRVDSFTDRTSLSIGSSINLFDDQGYLDLTKTETSTPQSAKCLPPIQVFSPGIPKSVNLINGLTLKNEPPERTASPICGQSNPREYNAPLSVGAAGQSIYRVKRLSTIFFGLEDELFKSLGKRAAFFHFRLCNGKRRRGARLKPKFHTPLLAREPSHREGSSLSLPVRGRGSTRLSVRHSPWWRLASHSAYSESMFLMRRQSNCIPDSYLHQCCKM from the exons AGATTGAGACAGTGAAGCTAGCCCGCTTAGTTTTTAGCAAACTGCATGAGATCTGCAGCAACTGGGTGAAAGACTTTCCACTCCAGCCGAAGCCCCACCGCTACTACGAGACATCCATCCATGCCATCAAAAATATGCGCAGGAAGATGGAAGACAAGCACGTCTGCATCCCAGACTTCAACATGCTCTTCAACCTTGAG GACCAAGAAGAGCAAGcttattttgcagtgtttgatGGTCACGGGGGAGTGGATGCTGCCATCTATGCCTCCATTCATCTTCATGTGAACATGGTCCATCAGGAGATGTTTCAGCATGACCCGGCAGAGGCGCTGTGCCGAGCTTTCCGGGTGACCGATGAGCGCTTTGTCCAGAAGGCAGCCAGAGAG AGTCTGCGCTGTGGAACCACCGGCGTGGTGACTTTCATCCGAGGAAATATGCTGCATGTGGCTTGGCTTGGGGACTCCCAGGTCATGCTCGTGAGGAAAGGCCAAGCTGTGGAACTGATGAAACCTCACAAACCAGATCGAGAG gatgagaagaagcGCATTGAGGCACTTGGTGGCTGTGTGGTCTGGTTTGGAGCCTGGAGGGTGAATGGGAGCCTGTCAGTCTCCAGAGCTATTG GGGACGCTGAGCACAAGCCATATATCTGTGGGGATGCAGACTCTGCCTCCACTGTACTAGATGGCTCTGAAGACTACCTCATTTTAGCCTGCGATGGCTTCTATGACACAGTCAATCCCGATGAGGCAGTCAAAGTGGTGGCTGACCATCTAAAGGAGAATAATGGCGACAGCAGCATGGTAGCACATAAATTAGTGGCATCTGCTCGGGATGCCGGTTCCAGCGACAACATTACTGTCATTGTGGTATTTCTCAGGGACATGAACGCAGCGGTCAATGTTAGCGAGGAGTCGGACTGGACAGAGAACTCTTTTCAAGGTGGGCAAGAAGACAGCGGGGAAGATAAGGAAAACCATGGAGACTGCAAACGACCGTGGCCCCAGCACCAGTGCTCAGCACCTGCAGACCTAGGGTATGAAGGACGAGTGGATTCCTTCACCGACAGAACTAGCTTAAGCATAGGGTCCAGCATTAACCTGTTTGATGATCAAGGCTATTTAGACCTGACAAAAACAGAAACTAGTACACCTCAGAGTGCCAAATGTCTGCCACCGATTCAAGTGTTTAGTCCTGGCATACCAAAGAGTGTGAATTTGATCAACGGCTTAACGCTGAAGAACGAACCACCAGAGCGCACCGCGTCACCCATCTGTGGACAGAGCAATCCCAGGGAGTACAACGCTCCGCTTAgtgtgggtgctgcagggcagagcatcTACAGGGTGAAGCGTTTATCCACCATCTTCTTTGGGCTGGAAGATGAACTGTTCAAATCCTTGGGAAAACGAGCTGCGTTCTTTCACTTCCGGCTCTGTAACGGGAAGAGGCGACGAGGAGCCAGGCTCAAACCAAAGTTTCACACGCCGCTCTTGGCTCGTGAGCCTTCCCATAGAGAAGGATCGAGTCTGTCCTTACCTGTCCGGGGCCGCGGCAGCACGAGGTTGTCGGTAAGACACTCCCCGTGGTGGAGGCTGGCTAGTCATAGCGCTTACAGCGAGAGCATGTTTTTGATGCGAAGACAAAGTAATTGTATACCAGATTCATACCTTCATCAATGCTGTAAAATGTAA